The following is a genomic window from Pseudomonas parafulva.
CCCTGCGTACCTTCCACGGGCGCCTGCTAGCGGGCGCCATCGATCACGGCACACCGGTCCAGCCGGTGGCTATTCAATACCTGCGTGAGGGCGAGCCGGACCCGATCGCGCCGTTCATCGGCGACGACGACTTGCTGTCACACCTGCTGCGGCTGTTCGGCCAGGCGCCTGGTCAGGTGCTGATCCATCTGCTGCCGCCCTTGCACAGCCAAGGCAAGGAACGCGCGGTGCTGGCATTGCAGGCTCAGCAGGCGATCCACCTGGCGCTGTATGCCGAGCAGGAAAGCGAGCCGCTGCCGCAACGCCAGGCCAAGGCAGCGTGAGGCATCGCGGGCGCGGCGCGCTCAGCGTCGCGTTGCCGCGAATGCCTGCAACTGCGGGTAGAAGGCGCGGAAATCAGCCGTCAGTGGCGCGTACAACGCTTCCAGTTCAGCCATCACGCCGAGCAGCGCTTCGGGCCGCGACAGCCGTCGCCCAATGCCTCGAAACACCGCCTCCAGCGTCGCGAAATCGGCATAGGCCCCCAACCAGTCATCTGCGGCCATTAACGGCGCAATCCGCGCCAGGCGTCCCGGCAACTCGGGCTCGGCCAGCAGAACCCGGTAGAAGCGCTCGGTGAACAGCGCTAGCGGCTGCTGGGCGTAATCCTGCCAATGCAGGGCCAGGCAATGGTCGAAGAACACGTCGAGCACGATGCCGGCAAAGCGCCGCCGCCCTTTGGGAAAGCGCGCCAGCGCGGCCAGCACCAGGGGATGGCTGTCGGTATAGGTATCAATGTGTCGGTGCAGCCTGATCGCCGCTTCGAGTTCGGGAGCGAAGCGGCCTTGCAGCGAGCCTTTGACGAAATCGCCATACAGGCTGCCGAGCAGTTGCTGGGGCGCAGGGCCGCCCAAGTGGAGGTGTGCCAGATAATTCATGGCGGCAGTCTAGCACCGCCGCCGCACATATCGTTATAACGCGATATAACGATTTCGAACGAACTCAGAACGGCTCGGTCTTTGTATATCGTGAACAGACGATCTATATTTCGCTCTATCGCGATATACCGCTACAGACCACGAGCCCAGCCATGCCCCTCGACCTCGACGACATCATCAAAGCCCTGGCCCATCCGGTCCGCCGAGACATTCTCAATTGGCTCAAGGACCCCGCCGCGCATTTCCCCGAACAGCATCACAGCACCGAGTTCGGCGTGTGCGCCGGGCAGATCGACCAGCGCTGCGGCCTGTCCCAATCGACCGTGTCGGCGCACCTGGCCACTTTGCAACGGGCCGGCCTGATCAGCAGCCAGAAGGTCGGGCAATGGCATTTCTTCAAACGCAATGAGTCGACCATCCAGGCCTTCCTCGAACAAATGAGCCAGGAGCTTTGACCGTTACCCCACTTATGCGGCGCCCTCGGGCGCTGCCTTCACCGTCCACCCTACCCTCGCGAGGCTTCTGACATGACCACGCTTTTCGATCCGATCACCCTGGGCGACCTGACCCTGCCCAACCGCATCATCATGGCCCCGCTGACCCGCTGCCGCGCCGACGAAGGCCGCGTGCCCAATGCGCTGATGGCCGAGTACTACGTGCAGCGTGCCAGCGCTGGGCTGATTCTCAGCGAAGCCACCTCGGTGACGCCCATGGGCGTCGGCTACCCGGACACCCCCGGCATCTGGTCCACCGAGCAGGTGCGCGGCTGGCTCAATGTGACCCAGGCGGTGCACGCTGCCGGCGGGCGAATCTTCCTGCAACTGTGGCATGTCGGGCGCATCTCCCACCCGTCCTACCTCAACGGCGAACTGCCGGTGGCGCCCAGCGCGATCAAGCCTGAAGGCCATGTGAGCCTGGTGCGTCCGCTGAGCGACTACCCCACGCCGCGCGCGCTGGACACTGAAGAAATCGCCGACATCGTCGAGGCCTACCGGGTGGGTGCAGAGAACGCCAAGGCCGCCGGCTTCGACGGCGTGGAGATCCACGGCGCCAACGGCTACCTGCTCGACCAGTTCCTGCAGAGTAGCACCAACCAGCGCACCGATCAGTACGGCGGTTCGCTGGAAAACCGTGCGCGGTTGATGCTGGAAGTCACCGATGCGGTGATCGAGGTGTGGGGCGCTGCGCGCGTCGGCATGCACCTGGCGCCACGGGCCGATGCCCATGACATGGGCGACGCCAACCGCAGCGAGACCTTCACCTACGTTGCGCGGGAGTTAGGCAAGCGCGGCATCGCCTTCATCTGCTCGCGCGAGAAGGAAGCCGACGACAGCCTCGGCCCGCAGATCAAGGCAGCGTTCGGCGGTCCTTACATCGTCAACGAGCGCTTCACCAAAGCCAGCGCCAATGCCGCCCTGGCCAGCGGCAAGGCCGATGCCGTGGCGTTCGGCGTACCCTTCATCGCCAACCCGGATCTGCCAGCGCGTCTGGCGGCCGATGCTGCGCTGAACGAGCCGCACCCTGAAACCTTCTACGGCAAAGGCCCGGTGGGTTACATCGACTATCCACGCCTGTGAGCCGTCGCCACACGCCAGGGCCGCTTGACGGTCCAAGCGTGTGGCATGCGCCCGTCAGGGCCGGGCGTTGATCTGCTGCTGCAGGTTCTGGATCTGGCTCTGCAAGGTGTTGAGACTGCGGGTGGTCTGGCCGCGGAAGGCATCGAATTCCTGCACGGACGCCCCCGCAGCCTGCGCGGCCGGACGGTTGTCGGCCTGGCTCTTGAGCACCAGCACATCCTGGGCGAGGCTGTCGATGGCCGCGCCTTGCTTCTTCAGGTTGGCCACCTCGCCAGCGAGGCTCTTGAGCTGACCATCGAGCTTGCCACCGTCCACCTGACCCGACTTGAGCGCCGCCAGCTCGCCGTTCACCGCCTTGAGCTGCTCCTGCAACTGGGCCTGCATCTCGGTGAGCGCTGTCTGCTGCGCTGCGGTCTGCGCCAGCACCTGCTCCAGACGCTTGCCCATATCACCCGCCTGACCAGCGACACCTTCCTGCTGCTTGCCCTGCTCGGCCAACGCCGCCTGCAACTGGCTGATCTGTTGCTTCAGGGCTTCGCTGCCAGAGCTGTTGCTCGACTCGCTCGCCTCCACCTTGCCGCTGATCACCTGCAACCGACCCGCCGCTTCTTCGCTGATGCGGGCGAAGCTTTCCTGGGTGGCGACCAGTTGCTGCTCCATCAGCGAAATCTGCTGATAACTCCACCAGCCAAGGCCGCCGAGGGCGACGAACGAGGCCACCAGCAGCGCCCACATCGGCCCGCTGCTGGCGGGACGCTCGGCCTTCTGGCGCACGCGGGCCACATGGGTCGGCAGCAGTTCGTCATCGTCGGGCGTACCGGCTCTGAGAACAGGAACGTCATCGAAATCATCGTGGGCATCGTTGCGCATGGGTTAGGTCGACCGAACTGATAGCAAAAAGGCGCATTATAAACAGAGCACGCGACGTCGTGATGACCGTGACCGGTTCGGCGGATCAGCGCGACCCCGGCAGGTGCTGCCACCACGTGCAGAATTCATCCAAGGCGGTCCACAGACTGACCTTGGGGCGATAGTCCAGATTATGCCGGGCGCGGCTGATATCGAGGGTGAAGTCCTGGCTCATCACCTGCACCGCCGTGCGGCTCAGGGTGGGTTGCGGGCGGCCAGGCCAGAGCAGGCAGGCGGCCTCGTTGATGGCGGCCATGCTATAGGCCAGGCCGTAGGAGCGGTAGCGGGTGACCTGCGGCAGTTGCATCTGGCGCATCACGTAATTGACCACATCCCACACCGGTAAGGGCTGGCCGTTACTGATGTTATAGGCCTGGCCGAGGGCCGGCGCGTCGGCGAACAGGGCGCTGAGCAACGCCTCGTTGAGGTTGTGCACGCTGGTAAAGTCGACCTTGTTCAGGCCATTGCCGATGATCGCCAGGCGACCCTTCTGCTGCAGGCGCATCAGCCGCGGGAAGATGCTGGCGTCGCCGGCGCCGGTGACCAGGCGCGGGCGCAAGGCCAGCACCTCGAGACCGAACTCCTGGGCACCGAAGACTTTCTGTTCGGCCAGGTGCTTGGTCAGCGCATAGTGGTCGTGGAAGCGCCGCGGCACCTGGTCCTCACGCACCTCCAACCGCGAGCGGCCGGTGAAGCAGATCGACGGCGAGGACAGGTGCACCAGGCGCCGTACATGCTCTTTCAAACAACCTTCGACCACATTCTCGGTGAGCACCACGTTGCCGTGATGGAAGTCCTGATAACGCCCCCAGGTGCCCACGGCCCCGGCGCAATGCACCACCGCATCGACGCCCTGACACAACCGCCGAGCCACCTCGGCATCGCCCAGGTCACCCGGAATGAACTGCGCGCCGCGCTTGACCAGATGCTCGACGCCCTCGGCGCGACGACCGTTGACCCGCACCTGCAGGCCCTGCTCCAGGGCGAAGCGCGCAAAGCGCCCGCCGATGAAGCCGCTTGCGCCGGTGACCAGAATTCGCATGTAAGACTCCGCCTTGCCAGATTACAGATGCAGTTGACGCTGCCCGTGCCTACAAGGGCACCAGCCACGCCGGCGCCGCCTGGCGCAGGTGTTCGGTCAAGTCGCCGAGCAGTTGCCCGCCATTGCGCCAATGATGCCAGTACAACGGCACGTCGATGGGGGTATCGCTGCAGATTTCCACCAACTGGCCGCTGGCCAACGGCTCGCGCGCTTGCAACTCAGGCACCAGTCCCCAGCCAAGTCCGGCTTCGGTCAGACGCAGAAAACCTTCGGAGGATGGACACAGGTGATGGATGAAGCCGTCGCCCAGGCCCAGGGACGCGAGGTAACGGTGTTGCAGGAAGTCGTCGGGGCCGTAGACCACGGCGGGCGCGCGGGCCAGGCGCGCGACCTCGAAGCCGCGAGGGAAATACCGGGCCATGAAGGCCGGACTGGCCAGCGCGCGGTAACGCATCGCTCCTAGCGCCAGACTGCGTGCGCCGGCCACTGGCCGTTCGCTGCCACACAGGCAGGCCGCCACTTCGCCGGCGCGCATGCGCCGCAGGCCGACGTCCTGGTCCTCCACCACCAGGTCCAGCAGCACCTGCTGGCCAGCGCAGAAATCGCCCACCGCACCTGCCCACCAGGTGGCCAGGCTGTCGGCATTCAACGCAATACGCAGGCGCTCAGGGATGCCCTGCTCGTCCAGTGCCGGCACCTGACGCTGCAGGTCGCGCTCGAGCAGGCGCACCTGCTGGACATGGTTGAGCAATTGCCGCCCGACCTCGGTCGGGCTGGGCGGCGTGGCGCGCACCAGCACCGGCTGGCCGACCCGCGCCTCGAGCAGTTTGATGCGTTGCGACACCGCCGATTGCGACAGGCCCAGCACTTGAGCAGCCCGCTCGAACCCACCCTGCTCGATGACG
Proteins encoded in this region:
- a CDS encoding ArsR/SmtB family transcription factor translates to MPLDLDDIIKALAHPVRRDILNWLKDPAAHFPEQHHSTEFGVCAGQIDQRCGLSQSTVSAHLATLQRAGLISSQKVGQWHFFKRNESTIQAFLEQMSQEL
- a CDS encoding LysR family transcriptional regulator ArgP, encoding MFDYKLLAALAAVIEQGGFERAAQVLGLSQSAVSQRIKLLEARVGQPVLVRATPPSPTEVGRQLLNHVQQVRLLERDLQRQVPALDEQGIPERLRIALNADSLATWWAGAVGDFCAGQQVLLDLVVEDQDVGLRRMRAGEVAACLCGSERPVAGARSLALGAMRYRALASPAFMARYFPRGFEVARLARAPAVVYGPDDFLQHRYLASLGLGDGFIHHLCPSSEGFLRLTEAGLGWGLVPELQAREPLASGQLVEICSDTPIDVPLYWHHWRNGGQLLGDLTEHLRQAAPAWLVPL
- a CDS encoding alkene reductase; translated protein: MTTLFDPITLGDLTLPNRIIMAPLTRCRADEGRVPNALMAEYYVQRASAGLILSEATSVTPMGVGYPDTPGIWSTEQVRGWLNVTQAVHAAGGRIFLQLWHVGRISHPSYLNGELPVAPSAIKPEGHVSLVRPLSDYPTPRALDTEEIADIVEAYRVGAENAKAAGFDGVEIHGANGYLLDQFLQSSTNQRTDQYGGSLENRARLMLEVTDAVIEVWGAARVGMHLAPRADAHDMGDANRSETFTYVARELGKRGIAFICSREKEADDSLGPQIKAAFGGPYIVNERFTKASANAALASGKADAVAFGVPFIANPDLPARLAADAALNEPHPETFYGKGPVGYIDYPRL
- a CDS encoding NAD-dependent epimerase/dehydratase family protein, which produces MRILVTGASGFIGGRFARFALEQGLQVRVNGRRAEGVEHLVKRGAQFIPGDLGDAEVARRLCQGVDAVVHCAGAVGTWGRYQDFHHGNVVLTENVVEGCLKEHVRRLVHLSSPSICFTGRSRLEVREDQVPRRFHDHYALTKHLAEQKVFGAQEFGLEVLALRPRLVTGAGDASIFPRLMRLQQKGRLAIIGNGLNKVDFTSVHNLNEALLSALFADAPALGQAYNISNGQPLPVWDVVNYVMRQMQLPQVTRYRSYGLAYSMAAINEAACLLWPGRPQPTLSRTAVQVMSQDFTLDISRARHNLDYRPKVSLWTALDEFCTWWQHLPGSR
- a CDS encoding ACP phosphodiesterase: MNYLAHLHLGGPAPQQLLGSLYGDFVKGSLQGRFAPELEAAIRLHRHIDTYTDSHPLVLAALARFPKGRRRFAGIVLDVFFDHCLALHWQDYAQQPLALFTERFYRVLLAEPELPGRLARIAPLMAADDWLGAYADFATLEAVFRGIGRRLSRPEALLGVMAELEALYAPLTADFRAFYPQLQAFAATRR